One Formosa sp. Hel3_A1_48 genomic window, ATGCAGCTAATTTTTGATTGGATAAGGACTCCAAATATGGAAGAGCAGTTTCTTGAGTGAGTAATTTTGCTGATTTATACAAATCCAAGGCAATGTCCCAGCTTTTATCATCCTCTAATTTAGAAAGAGCATAGGCCACAAGGACTTTAGTAAGCGCCTTGTCTTTTCCTGTTTTTGAAATCATCTGATCAACGGCTTTTTGCAACAAACTATCTGTATCTAACTCTACCTCAAAATTTACAGGAATTCGGAGATCATAAGCAAATGTTCTTATGAGCCGTTGATTAAATTTATCAATTGTGGACACATCGAATCCGCCATAATTGTGTAATATTTTGCGGATTAATTGTCTTGCTTTATCATGGATTTTTTCTGGACTTAAACTCAGTTCATGAGTAAGGTCAGTAAATAAATCGTCTTTTGTGGTTAGGATGTTTGACGACGAAAAGCGAAGTAAGGCTGAGACAATACGCCTTTTCATTTCGTCTACCGCTTTGTTCGTAAATGTAATTGCAAGCACATGACGGTGAGGTAAATAAGCTTCTGAAGTCAGTACTATTTTTAAGTAATCCTTGACTAAAGTATAGGTTTTGCCGCTTCCAGCAGAAGCATTGTATATCTTGAATGATGAGCCGCTCACTAAATAAAATTTATACCAAAATAAACAATCTAAATCACATACTTAATTTAATTTGATTGGAAAATCGTAAATTTGATCTAAAGTATTTAACCTTAAAAATAATAACATGGCTTTTGAATTACCAAAATTAAACTATGCTTACGATGCATTAGAACCAAACATTGATGCAAGAACAATGGAAATCCACCACTCTAAGCATCACAACGGATACACCACAAAATTAAACGCTGCTATTTCAGGAACAGCATTAGAAAACCAGAGTATTGAATCAATATTAAGCTCTTTGGACATGAGTAACAAGGCGGTTAGGAATAATGGTGGTGGATTTTATAACCACAGCTTATTTTGGGAAGTAATGAGCCCAATTGATAAAGGCGAACTTTCAGGAGAATTAAAAGATGCAATCCTTGAAGCTTACGGTTCTTTTGAGGACTTTAAGTCTGCGTTCTCAAATGCCGCTGCAACACAGTTTGGCTCTGGTTGGGCGTGGCTTTGCGTCCACAAAGGGGGTAAAGTAGAAGTGTGTGCTACACCTAATCAAGACAACCCACTCATGCCGGGTGTATCATGTGGCGGCACTCCAATTTTAGGTATTGACGTATGGGAACATGCTTATTACTTAAATTATCAAAACAGACGTCCAGACTATATCAATGCATTTTTTAATGTAATCAACTGGAATGAAGTAGCAAAGCGTTTTGCGGCAGCGAAATAAGCACACAAAACTATCGTATAAATAAAAAAGGTGAACAGATGTTCACCTTTTTTGCCCCAAATCTACCATGAACTTAACCTACTTATGTTATGGTGAATCAAATATATACTTTAATTATTTAGCCTTTTTGTTTTTTAGACGAAATGCACTTTTTTTAGACGAAATGCACTTTTTTAGTAGGCGCGCTCGTTTTTACCTTCGTAAAAGTTTATAAACGCTTGATTAACTACGCGATTTCCTCCGTCAGTTGGGTAATTTCCTGTAAAATACCAGTCTCCTAAATTATCCGGGCAAGCCTTGTGTAAATTTTCAATGGTTTGAAAAATGATTACAACCTCAGCGTTTATCTCATCCCCGCTGAGTAAATCAGCTATTTTGCTTGATATCTGCTCTGCGGAAAATGAGGAATAAATCTCTTTGACGAAGTTCTTTACCTCATTGTCACTCAAATGTTCTTGCGCCTTACATTTGGCGTAAACATCATCAATGAGCTGATCTTGCTTTTGGTCTTTTAGTAGCGCTAGTGCCGCTCTAAACGCAACCAAGCCTTCTAAATTTGCCATATCAATGCCGTAGCAATCGGGGTAGCGGATTTGTGGTGCTGAAGATACCACCACAATTTTTTTAGGGGATAGGCGGTCCAACATTTTTAATATACTTTTCTTTAGTGTTGTCC contains:
- a CDS encoding superoxide dismutase; protein product: MAFELPKLNYAYDALEPNIDARTMEIHHSKHHNGYTTKLNAAISGTALENQSIESILSSLDMSNKAVRNNGGGFYNHSLFWEVMSPIDKGELSGELKDAILEAYGSFEDFKSAFSNAAATQFGSGWAWLCVHKGGKVEVCATPNQDNPLMPGVSCGGTPILGIDVWEHAYYLNYQNRRPDYINAFFNVINWNEVAKRFAAAK